The Arachis hypogaea cultivar Tifrunner chromosome 16, arahy.Tifrunner.gnm2.J5K5, whole genome shotgun sequence genome contains a region encoding:
- the LOC140180055 gene encoding uncharacterized protein, translating to MGHYASDCPNRRLMIIRGDDIVSDSDHGDDSDHNSMPSLKDCSDGDVEYAVHGESLIVRRALNLQVKEDSLEQRHNLFHTRCLVGEKVCSLIIDGGSWTNVANTLMVEKLSLTCVQHPKPYTLQWLNDSGEIKVDKQVIIAFSVGKYVYQALCDVVPMQACHLLLGRPWQFDRRALHDGYTNRFSFDFNGRKITLVPLSPKEVYLDQLKLQQDTKGNMGCEITEKSERKEAMREKNIAKGPKVSEKKEKSPCHESSTNTKKIEKVESKLCFFAKERDLKSALIGKKALFMVRFRDTLFSDTDLNPNLPNSFVSLLQEFADVFPTDVPCGLPPLRGIEHQIDFIPGANIPNRPAYRSNPEETKELQRQVKELLAKGHIQESMSTCAIPVLLVPKKDCTWRMCVDCRAVNKITVKYRYPIPRLDDMLDELYGACIFTKIDLKSGYHQIRMKPGDEWKTAFKTKHRLYEWLVMPFGLTNAPSTFMRLMNHILRDFLDKFVVVYFDDILIYSTCLDDHLSHVSAVLEVIRKEKLYANLKKCTFCIDRVIFLGFVVSASGIEVDEEKIKAIREWSTPKNASEVRSFHRLAGFYKRFVKKIFYHCCASHRGYKKGCWI from the coding sequence ATGGGTCATTATGCTAGTGATTGCCCAAATAGGAGATTGATGATTATTAGAGGAGATGATATTGTGTCTGATTCTGATCATGGTGATGACTCTGATCATAATAGCATGCCATCTTTGAAGGATTGTTCTGATGGTGATGTTGAGTATGCAGTCCATGGTGAATCTCTTATTGTTAGACGTGCTTTGAATTTGCAGGTAAAAGAAGATAGTCTAGAGCAACGCCACAATCTTTTTCACACTAGATGCTTGGTGGGTGAAAAAGTGTGTAGTCTAATTATTGATGGCGGGAGTTGGACTAATGTGGCTAATACACTTATGGTGGAGAAATTGAGTTTGACATGTGTTCAACATCCTAAACCATATACCTTGCAGTGGTTGAATGATAGTGGAGAGATCAAGGTTGACAAACAGGTGATAATTGCATTCTCTGTTGGCAAGTATGTTTATCAGGCATTGTGTGATGTGGTGCCAATGCAAGCTTGTCATTTATTATTGGGGCGACCTTGGCAGTTCGACCGTCGAGCACTTCATGATGGTTACACGAATcgattttcatttgattttaatGGTCGCAAGATCACTCTTGTTCCTTTATCACCTAAGGAGGTTTACCTTGACCAGTTGAAGCTTCAACAGGATACTAAGGGGAACATGGGATGTGAGATCACAGAAAAATCTGAGAGAAAAGAGGCTATGAGAGAAAAGAATATAGCAAAAGGCCCAAAGGTgagtgaaaagaaagaaaagagtccATGTCATGAGAGTAgtacaaatacaaaaaaaattgagaaggtTGAGAGCAAATTGTGTTTCTTCGCAAAAGAGAGAGATTTAAAGAGTGCTTTAATAGGCAAGAAAGCTTTGTTTATGGTTCGGTTTAGGGATACTTTATTCTCTGACACTGACCTTAACCCAAATTTGCCAAATAGCTTTGTCtctttgttgcaggaatttgccGATGTCTTCCCTACTGACGTACCATGTGGTTTGCCTCCATTACGTGGGATTGAGCATCAAATTGATTTTATTCCTGGTGCTAACATTCCTAATAGACCAGCCTATAGGAGTAATCCTGAAGAGACAAAAGAGCTTCAAAGGCAAGTGAAGGAGTTATTAGCCAAAGGTCATATCCAGGAGAGTATGAGTACATGTGCTATACCAGTTTTGTTGGTTCCAAAGAAGGATTGTACTTGGCGAATGTGTGTGGATTGTCGTGCAGTCAATAAAATTACGGTAAAGTATCGTTATCCTATCCCTAGGTTAGATGACATGCTTGATGAGTTATATGGTGCATGCATATTCACTAAAATAGATTTGAAAAGTGGGTATCATCAAATTAGAATGAAACCAGGGGATGAATGGAAGACtgcatttaaaacaaaacataggTTATATGAGTGGTTAGTAATGCCttttgggttaactaatgccccTAGTACTTTTATGCGTCTAATGAACCATATTTTGCGAGACTTTttggataaatttgttgttgtttattttgATGATATTCTCATTTATAGCACTTGTTTGGATGACCACTTGTCACATGTTTCAGCTGTTTTGGAAGTGATtcgaaaagaaaaattatatgctAATCTTAAAAAGTGCACTTTTTGTATTGATCGAGTTATATTTCTTGGTTTTGTTGTGAGTGCAAGTGGAATTGAAGTTGATGAGGAAAAGATAAAGGCTATTCGTGAATGGTCAACACCTAAGAATGCTTCTGAGGTACGAAGTTTTCATAGGTTAGCTGGGTTTTATAaaagatttgtaaaaaaaattttctaccaTTGCTGCGCCTCTCACAGAGGTTATAAAAAAGGATGTTGGATTTAA
- the LOC112758479 gene encoding uncharacterized protein: protein MAAAEARALWQRTANRCFVQEDAKRAPKLACQSSCATSKLVDAGPANIVDESNHVVNVTHFDRKSSFSDPSADSRWWLRLQPNYGYQKDEVEAMKASDESKTFSKNYEASPELMDVVAKHEALQIDSVGCSVSKQTNDFSLESDYSWIDDDKAEPWWRTTDTNELASFVSQKSRSHIENCDLPPPQKKHFRGHAYANISNHKIRTASHEWEAKFKGVSNLTYHEQGNIGSGLMHKKQGSSANEGLSYLVSHKSLSYTTKDEDVTTRQRIFEGDPSKAQLMEALCHSQTRAREAEEAAKKAYAEKEHIVALIFKQASQLFAYKQWFQLLQLEALYSQIKNTDQSISTLFPVSLPRKPRKRKQGDEIQSKPKCDVTTYAVAIALGLSLVGAGLLLGWTVGCMLPRL from the exons ATGGCAGCAGCCGAAGCAAGAGCTCTGTGGCAGAGAACTGCTAATCGTTGCTTTGTCCAAGAAGACGCGAAACGAGCTCCTAAGTTGGCTTGTCAATCTTCATGTGCAACATCAAAATTGGTGGATGCTGGACCAGCCAATATAGTAGATGAATCCAATCATGTTGTTAATGTCACCCATTTTGACAGGAAATCATCATTTTCTGATCCATCAGCTGACTCTAGGTGGTGGTTACGTTTGCAACCTAATTATGGGTATCAGAAGGATGAGGTTGAAGCAATGAAAGCTAGTGATGAAAGTAAAACATTCAGCAAAAATTATGAGGCATCTCCTGAATTAATGGATGTGGTGGCAAAACATGAGGCATTGCAGATTGATTCTGTTGGCTGCTCGGTGTCCAAGCAAACAAATGATTTTTCCTTGGAATCAGATTACTCATGGATTGATGATGATAAAGCTGAGCCTTGGTGGCGGACGACAGATACAAATGAGTTAGCTTCCTTTGTCTCACAGAAATCCCGTAGCCATATTGAGAATTGTGACCTTCCTCCCCCTCAGAAGAAGCATTTTAGAGGACATGCATATGCTAATATCAGCAATCACAAAATAAGGACAGCATCTCATGAATGGGAGGCTAAATTCAAAGGTGTTTCCAATTTGACATATCATGAACAAGGAAATATAGGTTCTGGGTTGATGCATAAAAAGCAGGGATCTTCAGCCAATGAAGGGCTTTCATATTTAGTTTCCCACAAATCTTTGAG TTATACGACCAAAGACGAGGATGTCACGACAAGGCAACGAATATTTGAGGGAGACCCCAGTAAAGCTCAACTAATGGAAGCATTATGTCATTCTCAAACTCGTGCAAGGGAAGCAGAGGAAGCAGCAAAGAAAGCTTACGCAGAGAAGGAACACATTGTTGCGCTCATTTTCAAACAGGCTTCACAACTCTTTGCATATAAGCAATGGTTCCAACTGCTGCAGCTTGAAGCACTTTACAGTCAAATTAAGAACACAGATCAGTCAATCTCTACTCTCTTTCCAGTGTCTCTTCCACGGAAACCACGGAAGAGGAAGCAGGGAGACGAAATTCAATCGAAGCCAAAATGCGATGTTACAACATATGCCGTTGCGATTGCTTTAGGATTGAGTCTTGTTGGAGCTGGATTACTCTTGGGTTGGACTGTGGGGTGCATGTTGCCTCGATTATAG
- the LOC112758826 gene encoding uncharacterized protein has translation MKSTGRLPLLSLKKSPEKERSGSLTPPLETSASVPFRWEQVPGKPIPCTALIPFSDPKDFLPKCLHLPTPPARLIIPSPNAINLKRNRNRGRWFGSLKKKPFIRDSNLKRAASFSATSHPYGYKPRVWTTIYEGLKQVVPWKNKKLKDAGSTHTL, from the exons ATGAAAAGCACAGGAAGGCTTCCCCTTCTGAGTCTCAAGAAGTCTCCGGAGAAAGAGAGGTCAGGCAGCCTCACTCCTCCGCTGGAGACGTCAGCTTCGGTCCCATTTCGGTGGGAGCAAGTGCCCGGAAAGCCTATTCCTTGCACGGCACTTATCCCCTTCTCTGATCCCAAAGACTTTCTCCCAAAGTGCCTCCACCTCCCTACCCCTCCGGCAAGGCTCATCATACCTTCTCCCAATGCGATCAATCTCAAGAGGAACAGGAACAGAGGGCGGTGGTTTGGTTCTTTGAAGAAGAAGCCCTTCATCAGGGACAGTAACTTGAAGCGTGCTGCCAGCTTCTCCGCCACTTCCCACCCTTATGGCTATAAGCCTCGTGTCTGG ACAACAATCTATGAGGGTTTGAAGCAGGTGGTTCCATGGAAAAACAAGAAACTCAAGGATGCTGGGAGCACCCATACCCTCTAA
- the LOC112758478 gene encoding uncharacterized protein — protein MGVMEKLKMFVVQEPVVAASCLIAGFGLFLPAVVRPMLDSYQESKQPPPPALSDVVAGMTGKK, from the exons ATGGGAGTGATGGAGAAACTGAAGATGTTCGTTGTTCAAGAGCCCGTTGTTGCTGCTTCCTGCCTCATCGCTGGCTTCG GCCTTTTCCTTCCTGCTGTTGTGAGGCCCATGCTAGATTCATATCAGGAATCCAAGCAACCTCCTCCACCTGCTTTAAGCGAT GTAGTTGCTGGTATGACGGGTAAAAAGTAA